A part of Lacibacter sp. H407 genomic DNA contains:
- a CDS encoding glucuronyl esterase domain-containing protein, with translation MKKNRFFLLIAIISTCISNAQVSVIDSSKYPKLTMFTAQQDQANMMQQLGIKKLRPGKSGNVQDPNSANYDEALANPCPQLPDALTLKNGKKITTADQWWKQRRGEIVADFETEVYGKIPANTPKVTWITKITDYEFVGRTPVIARQMIGRVDNSAYPLINVNINMVLVLPTNVKGPVPVLIMFGFPSLPAPAQPNPADMEKINQAFKELMIKTDPEMKAIFERYPAYNPITRLAGPNFFAPPPASDPSPTEQLLAAGWGYCVIEPNSIQADNGAGLTRGIIGLVNKGQPRKPYDWGALRAWGWGASRALDFFETDTLINAKQVGIEGVSRYGKAALVTMAFDQRFAIGLIGSSGKGGVTLHRRVFGETVENLAGSGAHHWMAGNYLKYATAESSFGSKTGCDLPVDSHELLALCAPRAVFVSYGIPEKGDANWLDQKGSYQATIAAGSVFKLLGAKDLGVSNDYMNEKMPPMLTDMLDGHLAWRQHDGGHTDAPNFKFFIPWANRMLSYTRAAR, from the coding sequence ATGAAAAAAAACAGATTCTTTTTACTCATAGCTATCATCAGTACTTGCATCAGCAATGCACAGGTTTCTGTTATTGACAGCAGTAAGTATCCAAAGCTAACAATGTTTACTGCACAACAGGATCAGGCGAATATGATGCAGCAGTTAGGAATTAAAAAACTGAGACCGGGCAAAAGCGGAAATGTACAGGATCCGAACTCAGCAAATTATGATGAAGCTTTAGCAAACCCTTGTCCGCAATTGCCCGATGCACTTACGTTGAAAAACGGAAAGAAAATTACAACGGCTGATCAATGGTGGAAACAACGCAGAGGAGAAATTGTAGCCGATTTTGAAACAGAAGTGTATGGAAAAATTCCCGCCAACACACCCAAGGTTACATGGATCACAAAAATTACCGATTATGAATTTGTGGGACGCACACCGGTTATTGCACGACAAATGATTGGTCGTGTTGACAACAGTGCTTATCCGCTCATCAATGTAAACATCAACATGGTGTTGGTGTTACCTACGAATGTAAAAGGACCCGTACCGGTGTTGATCATGTTTGGTTTTCCTTCATTGCCTGCGCCTGCACAACCGAATCCGGCTGATATGGAAAAGATCAATCAGGCATTCAAAGAACTGATGATCAAAACCGATCCTGAAATGAAAGCGATCTTCGAACGCTATCCTGCATATAATCCTATTACACGACTAGCCGGGCCTAACTTTTTTGCACCGCCACCCGCAAGTGATCCTTCACCAACAGAACAATTGTTGGCTGCCGGTTGGGGTTATTGTGTAATAGAACCAAATAGTATACAAGCCGATAATGGTGCCGGACTTACAAGAGGTATTATTGGTTTGGTGAATAAAGGACAACCACGCAAGCCCTACGATTGGGGCGCTTTACGTGCATGGGGCTGGGGTGCATCACGTGCATTGGATTTTTTTGAAACAGATACATTGATCAATGCAAAGCAAGTGGGTATTGAAGGTGTTTCCCGTTATGGAAAAGCAGCATTAGTAACGATGGCATTTGATCAACGTTTTGCAATTGGCTTAATTGGTTCATCGGGCAAAGGTGGTGTTACACTTCATCGTCGTGTGTTTGGTGAAACAGTTGAAAATCTTGCAGGCAGTGGTGCTCATCACTGGATGGCAGGTAACTATTTAAAATATGCAACCGCAGAATCTTCATTCGGCAGTAAAACAGGTTGTGATCTTCCGGTTGATTCGCATGAGCTATTGGCGCTATGTGCACCACGTGCTGTTTTTGTAAGCTATGGTATTCCGGAGAAAGGTGATGCAAACTGGCTCGATCAGAAAGGAAGTTACCAGGCAACGATCGCTGCAGGATCGGTATTTAAATTACTCGGTGCAAAAGATCTTGGTGTGAGTAATGATTATATGAATGAAAAAATGCCACCCATGTTAACCGATATGCTGGATGGACATTTAGCATGGCGACAGCATGATGGAGGACATACCGATGCACCGAACTTTAAATTCTTTATACCGTGGGCAAACAGAATGCTTTCTTATACAAGAGCAGCCCGTTAA
- a CDS encoding GH35 family beta-galactosidase gives MNKAFCLVAVFIITFLVRSNGQGQLPHLAKVGNRTQLIVQDQPFLVLGGELGNSTATTMENMEPVWPRLKAMNLNTVLVPVYWELIEAEEGRFDFSLYEALIKEARKNNLKIIFLWFGAWKNSMSSHAPAWIKRNQQKYPRVKDEKGKSLEILSSFSKDVLDADIKAFEQLMTFIKTVDQQYQTVVMIQPENEIGMLSSARDYHPLAEEAFKTNVPAEVISYLQKKKDQLVPELQNAWKQAGSKTKGNWQELFGKGLYTDELFMAYYYSVFMNKLIAAGKKIYPLPMFVNAALNRPGKLPGEYPSAGPLPHLMDVWKAGGTAIDFLSPDFYNPDFKHWNDLYTRQGDPLFIPEHAFDATVAAKALFTFANYEGIGFSPFSIESNHSESLGKMYALIRSLTPLITSNKGKNKIKGVLLTKTNQDTVITIGNYEFKCKHDYTLSWTPGSRTDDWPYASAMIIQTGEDEFYVAGTGVVITFSNSKNKNQNVGLLKVDEGIFDNNVWKVIRHLNGDQTHQGRHVNIPTNQIAIQKVTLYNYD, from the coding sequence GCGGAGAATTGGGCAACTCAACTGCTACTACCATGGAAAACATGGAGCCGGTTTGGCCACGGCTGAAAGCTATGAATTTGAACACAGTGCTTGTGCCCGTTTATTGGGAATTGATTGAAGCAGAAGAAGGTCGTTTTGATTTCTCACTTTATGAAGCATTGATCAAGGAAGCAAGAAAAAACAATCTCAAAATTATATTCCTGTGGTTTGGTGCATGGAAAAATAGCATGAGCAGTCACGCTCCTGCGTGGATCAAACGCAATCAACAAAAATATCCACGTGTAAAAGATGAAAAGGGAAAGAGCCTTGAAATTTTAAGTTCGTTCAGTAAAGATGTGTTGGATGCCGATATCAAAGCATTTGAACAACTCATGACATTTATAAAAACGGTAGATCAGCAGTATCAAACAGTGGTCATGATTCAGCCGGAAAATGAGATCGGCATGTTATCCTCTGCACGAGATTATCATCCATTGGCTGAAGAAGCGTTCAAAACAAATGTACCGGCTGAAGTGATCAGCTATCTGCAAAAAAAGAAAGATCAACTTGTACCTGAATTACAAAACGCATGGAAACAAGCCGGTTCTAAAACAAAAGGAAACTGGCAGGAGTTGTTTGGAAAAGGATTGTACACCGATGAATTATTCATGGCGTATTACTATTCCGTATTTATGAACAAGCTGATCGCTGCAGGAAAAAAAATCTATCCGCTGCCGATGTTTGTAAATGCAGCACTCAATCGTCCCGGTAAGTTGCCCGGTGAATATCCAAGCGCAGGTCCGCTCCCGCATTTGATGGATGTATGGAAAGCTGGCGGAACAGCTATTGATTTTTTAAGTCCTGATTTTTATAACCCTGATTTTAAACATTGGAACGATCTGTATACACGTCAAGGCGATCCGTTGTTTATTCCTGAGCATGCGTTTGATGCTACCGTAGCAGCAAAAGCATTGTTCACATTTGCCAATTATGAAGGCATTGGCTTTTCACCATTCTCAATTGAATCAAACCACAGTGAATCGTTGGGAAAAATGTATGCACTGATACGTTCATTAACTCCGCTCATTACAAGTAACAAGGGCAAGAATAAGATCAAAGGTGTACTGCTTACGAAAACGAACCAGGATACAGTGATCACAATAGGGAATTATGAATTTAAATGTAAGCATGATTATACATTAAGCTGGACTCCCGGCAGCCGTACCGATGATTGGCCTTATGCAAGCGCCATGATCATTCAAACCGGTGAAGATGAATTTTATGTTGCAGGAACCGGAGTGGTGATCACTTTTTCAAACAGTAAAAACAAAAATCAAAACGTGGGTTTGCTGAAAGTTGATGAAGGAATATTTGATAACAACGTATGGAAAGTGATCCGTCATTTGAATGGTGATCAAACACATCAAGGCCGGCATGTAAATATCCCAACCAATCAAATTGCGATACAAAAAGTAACCTTATACAATTACGACTGA